CTCAGTCTACACTCCAATCAACCATTGCTCATAGTATTTTCATTGGCATTTCACATAAATGTATAGTGATAAATTGAAGTCTTAACCATTACTATTTTGTGCAAAAATAAAGCTTTGATAACATTTTCTATACGACAGCAGTAAGTGGCATTATGTTTAGTGACAAAGTAGTTTTATATTTAAAATGTAGCACTATAGAATTGTACCACTATTCTATCCATTTAATGATGGTAAATAACATGCTTTTACTTTACTTTTGAGGGAAGAAAATATTTAAAATTCTACACTATTACAGATTGGAGTGCAAGGCTACTCGACTCCCGTGGGATAGCGAGACAGACGAGACCCTGCACGGAGCGTCAGCGCAGGAAGCGGCTCGTCGCTCGCCCACTGGAAAGCGAGTAGCCTGGAACGGAAATCACCTTCATTTTGACTAAATATTCACAAAGAGTCCCTTGACCATTTAGTTTTTCAACACTATGAAGAATCTATCGCTAAAAGCGTATAGATTCTTAAATAGTTCATAATAAATTTATGATATAATAGCCAATCAATGCTAATAGTCCTAAAACTCCAGAGACTGTATAATACAGTAGCTTCATTTTAATGCCAGACCAAAGCCAAACTCCACAATTTGCTGCAATTAAGCAAAATAAAGCTATATTATTCCCATTGAAATATGTAGTGTAAATTCGAATAGACATACTAAACAATAAAATAGCTGCTAACAAGTGAAAAATAGGTGTTAATAAATTATTTTTTTGTGCCATTCGAAATGCCGTAATGAATAAGATAAGAGCAGCTATTCCTACAATAACTGATAAAACTAACGTTAAAGAGGAAATTGTAAAATAGATCGATAGAAGAGCAATTATGGCAATACATATACCCACTATTAAAAGATACATTTTTCTCTTTTCTGAGGGTAACACTGCTTGCTTATGATGCACAGGATCTAACTCCTCTACATCCGCTCCCTCTGCATAAAGAGCTGCTAAAAAGTCACAGTAATGCTCTGGTAATAGCTTATTCTGCTTCCAAAACAAAATCTCATTTAAGATTATTTTTTTCCGTGGATTTGTCATAGTATTTGCTCCAAACATTGCTTAATAATGGTTGTTATTACAATTTTATCTCACAATTCTTGAAAACACATCTGTAGAAAGTAACAAAAATAGTTGATTTAACTCATGCTAATTATGTATTTTTAAACTCGCTCGATTTATCAATTTATTATTACTTTCATACAAGCTTAAAACGCCCCAGCGTAAAAACTCCCCTTCAAAATCCATAACCTCCACAGAAGATTTGGATGCCCGCTGAATAAGAAAAGACTCATAAGTATTGTGTACCTGACGCTTCGCAAGATAAAAAGGAGCTAGCCAAATAGTTGTCACTAATCAGCTAGCTCCTTTTTTCATGTTTATTCTAAGAAATCTTTTAAACGTTTACTGCGAGAAGGGTGGCGTAATTTTCTAAGCGCCTTTGCTTCGATTTGGCGAATACGTTCACGAGTTACACCAAATACTTTCCCTACTTCCTCTAATGTACGTGTGCGGCCATCATCTAAACCGAAACGTAAACGAAGAACATTTTCTTCACGATCAGTTAATGTATCCAACACATCCTCTAATTGCTCTTTTAATAATTCATATGCTGCATGGTCAGATGGAGATTGAGCTTCAGAATCCTCAATAAAGTCGCCTAAATGTGAATCATCTTCTTCTCCAATTGGTGTTTCAAGAGATACTGGTTCTTGTGCAATTTTTAAAATTTCGCGTACTTTTTCAGGTGTTAAATCCATTTCTTCTCCTATTTCTTCTGGAGATGGTTCGCGACCTAAATCCTGTAATAATTGGCGTTGTACACGAATTAATTTATTAATTGTTTCTACCATATGCACTGGTATACGAATTGTACGTGCTTGGTCAGCAATTGCACGTGTGATTGCTTGGCGAATCCACCATGTAGCATACGTGGAGAATTTAAAGCCTTTACGGTAGTCGAATTTCTCAACTGCCTTAATAAGACCCATATTTCCCTCCTGAATTAAGTCAAGAAATAGCATACCTCGGCCTACATAACGCTTTGCAATCGAAACAACAAGACGTAAGTTTGCCTCCGCTAGTCGTTTACGAGCTTCCTCGTCTCCTTGCTCAATACGCTCT
This genomic stretch from Lysinibacillus pakistanensis harbors:
- the rpoD gene encoding RNA polymerase sigma factor RpoD, giving the protein MADKSERSKEIEVEITLDEAKKLLQEKAKTDGEISMKEISEKLAQYELENEEVFHFAEDLEKHKDIQIIGKEEFEEESLMKEEANEETFDLNDLSVPPGVKINDPVRMYLKEIGRVDLLSAEQEIALAERIEQGDEEARKRLAEANLRLVVSIAKRYVGRGMLFLDLIQEGNMGLIKAVEKFDYRKGFKFSTYATWWIRQAITRAIADQARTIRIPVHMVETINKLIRVQRQLLQDLGREPSPEEIGEEMDLTPEKVREILKIAQEPVSLETPIGEEDDSHLGDFIEDSEAQSPSDHAAYELLKEQLEDVLDTLTDREENVLRLRFGLDDGRTRTLEEVGKVFGVTRERIRQIEAKALRKLRHPSRSKRLKDFLE